A genomic segment from Patescibacteria group bacterium encodes:
- a CDS encoding prepilin-type N-terminal cleavage/methylation domain-containing protein, which produces MRVIKAQLKKQGGFTFIELIIAMALFSFVLVIISGTILQLYKIYQATVGIRNTQQTARLVVEELARESRGAAALTVVNGPAGYGQTTASSGTVSTQHDVVCFYTSDDREQGVMFYTLSTGQNQQEIWKQSLGKNDSCQRPASSSGERIANADNVSFLRFQVVATGSDLVTFRMTVASTNALQPADLDPSTVDPNNVICRGVFAAQWCSITNVSTSIALRGVNR; this is translated from the coding sequence ATGAGAGTTATTAAAGCCCAGCTAAAAAAACAAGGTGGATTTACTTTTATCGAGCTAATTATAGCGATGGCGCTTTTTAGCTTTGTATTGGTAATTATTTCTGGCACAATCTTGCAGCTATATAAAATTTACCAGGCTACAGTCGGTATTCGTAATACTCAGCAGACTGCCCGCTTGGTGGTTGAGGAGTTGGCTCGGGAGAGCAGGGGTGCAGCTGCATTAACGGTTGTTAATGGACCCGCTGGCTATGGGCAGACAACGGCATCTAGCGGCACGGTTAGTACACAGCATGATGTTGTTTGTTTTTACACTTCTGACGATAGGGAGCAAGGGGTGATGTTTTACACCTTGAGTACAGGTCAGAATCAACAGGAGATATGGAAGCAGAGCTTGGGTAAAAATGATTCATGTCAACGTCCAGCTTCTAGCTCGGGTGAGCGAATTGCCAACGCTGATAACGTATCGTTTCTTCGTTTTCAAGTGGTAGCAACCGGTTCGGATTTGGTTACCTTTAGGATGACAGTTGCTTCAACAAACGCCCTGCAGCCCGCCGACCTAGACCCCTCCACGGTTGACCCAAATAATGTTATCTGTAGAGGAGTGTTTGCGGCACAATGGTGCTCGATTACTAATGTGTCTACGAGTATAGCGTTGAGGGGGGTAAATCGGTGA
- a CDS encoding nucleoside-diphosphate kinase, producing MERTLIIFKPDAVQRGIVGEVLTRFERAGLKIVGMKMLNPDREHYHHHYETIGTMVSRHGQEIFDNTVDMMQAGPVIAAVLEGIESVELVRKMVGSTEPKGAAPGTIRGDYAHMSYGHGDGEGIGIVNILHASGDPKEAKEEIAHWFSEAELFEYEAPHEAFTQRRKKHTQN from the coding sequence ATGGAACGAACCTTAATTATTTTTAAGCCGGATGCGGTTCAGCGCGGCATTGTCGGCGAGGTTTTAACTCGGTTTGAGCGCGCCGGCCTCAAGATTGTCGGCATGAAGATGCTCAACCCCGATCGTGAGCATTATCATCATCACTACGAAACCATTGGCACCATGGTTAGCCGACATGGTCAGGAAATATTTGATAACACCGTTGATATGATGCAGGCCGGTCCGGTTATCGCGGCGGTGCTCGAAGGTATTGAGTCGGTGGAACTGGTCCGCAAGATGGTTGGTAGTACCGAGCCAAAGGGGGCTGCACCAGGTACTATCCGCGGCGACTATGCTCACATGAGTTACGGTCACGGTGATGGCGAGGGGATTGGGATCGTTAACATCCTGCATGCTTCAGGCGACCCTAAAGAGGCTAAGGAAGAGATTGCCCATTGGTTTAGCGAGGCTGAGCTGTTTGAGTATGAGGCCCCGCACGAGGCCTTTACCCAACGCCGCAAGAAGCACACTCAGAATTAA
- the folE gene encoding GTP cyclohydrolase I FolE, with protein MTDRSTALFRPRAAPARRLSTARFSSHNGTGVVKTPVPQPNNARTTLMKDENIIKKLLQNIGEDPEREGLVKTPVRYLDFIRQATSPKPIDFTTFDAENYDEMIVQKQIRFYSLCEHHLLPFFGTGVIAYVPNKRIVGLSKLARTLDHHSKRLQNQERITTQVADELEAVLKPKGVAVILSARHMCMEMRGVCQPEAVTTTSRLTGVFKSRPETRTELLRLASI; from the coding sequence ATGACCGACCGCTCCACCGCGCTCTTCCGCCCAAGAGCGGCACCCGCCAGGCGGTTATCTACCGCCAGGTTCAGTAGCCATAACGGTACCGGGGTCGTAAAGACTCCGGTACCTCAACCTAATAATGCAAGGACTACCCTAATGAAAGATGAAAATATTATTAAAAAGCTTTTACAAAATATTGGTGAAGATCCTGAGCGTGAAGGCCTGGTTAAAACACCGGTTCGCTATCTTGATTTTATTCGTCAAGCAACTAGCCCGAAACCAATCGATTTTACTACCTTTGACGCCGAAAACTATGACGAGATGATCGTCCAAAAACAGATCCGGTTTTACAGCTTATGCGAGCACCACCTTCTCCCCTTTTTTGGCACCGGTGTAATTGCCTATGTGCCCAACAAACGAATCGTGGGGCTGTCTAAGCTGGCTCGCACCCTGGATCACCACAGTAAGCGACTGCAAAACCAGGAGCGCATCACCACACAGGTGGCCGATGAACTCGAAGCGGTGCTCAAACCTAAGGGAGTGGCGGTGATTTTGTCGGCCCGCCATATGTGCATGGAGATGCGCGGGGTTTGCCAGCCCGAAGCGGTTACAACCACCTCGCGATTAACTGGAGTGTTTAAGTCGCGGCCCGAAACTCGAACCGAACTGTTGAGGTTGGCTTCCATATAA
- a CDS encoding class I SAM-dependent methyltransferase has translation MQYGKSLLYGGFFVFCYTAFMSNRLEKYFYKNKGRQIYKWVHYFDIYDRYFKQFRKRPVTVVEFGVLHGGSLQMWKKYFGRKARIIGVDINPGCKQFEEKQIEIFTGDQASRSFLRKLRKEIGPIDVIIDDGGHTMKQQITTFEEMWPAMSDGGVYLIEDLHTSYWKLYGGGYHKRGTFIEFAKDLIDQLNAWHSRDKKRFKVNKYTKSIKAIHTYSSVMVFEKANITRPYDEQRGHESDIEFSYLGFSK, from the coding sequence ATGCAGTACGGAAAATCCCTGCTGTATGGGGGCTTTTTCGTATTTTGTTATACTGCATTTATGTCAAACCGGTTAGAAAAATACTTTTATAAAAATAAGGGGCGCCAAATATATAAATGGGTTCATTATTTTGATATCTACGATCGGTATTTTAAGCAGTTTCGTAAACGACCAGTTACGGTTGTGGAGTTTGGGGTGCTTCATGGTGGCTCACTGCAAATGTGGAAAAAATATTTTGGGCGCAAGGCACGCATAATTGGAGTAGATATAAACCCCGGATGCAAGCAGTTTGAAGAAAAGCAGATTGAAATTTTTACCGGCGACCAGGCAAGTCGCAGCTTTTTACGAAAGCTTCGCAAAGAAATTGGACCAATTGACGTAATCATTGATGACGGCGGTCACACAATGAAGCAGCAGATTACAACCTTTGAAGAAATGTGGCCAGCTATGAGCGATGGCGGTGTTTACTTAATAGAGGATCTCCACACCAGCTACTGGAAGCTATATGGGGGTGGCTACCACAAGCGCGGTACTTTTATTGAATTTGCCAAAGATCTTATCGATCAATTAAACGCTTGGCATAGCCGAGACAAAAAACGGTTTAAAGTAAATAAGTATACCAAGAGCATAAAGGCGATTCATACGTATTCAAGCGTAATGGTTTTTGAAAAAGCCAACATTACTCGACCTTACGATGAGCAAAGAGGCCATGAAAGCGATATTGAGTTTTCTTACCTCGGCTTTAGCAAATAG
- a CDS encoding DedA family protein has translation MEQAILDLTASFGYGGIVILMIIEVVFPLVPSEIVLPLAGFAAANGKLWLPLVILIASIGATLGSTVIYAIAHLVPDPVIYRLVERYGKWFGIGKKDVERADAWFDRNAIMAVFICRMIPGLRTVISLPAGLSKMHPVPFMVATFLGTLVWTTLLVVAGYMLGDQYQKIAHAVGLLSYAVVAVITVAVIYFIWHRRHVIKKALGR, from the coding sequence ATGGAACAAGCAATTTTAGATTTAACCGCCTCATTTGGTTACGGCGGCATTGTTATTTTAATGATCATTGAGGTGGTCTTCCCGCTAGTCCCCTCTGAGATTGTGCTACCGCTAGCCGGTTTTGCAGCTGCCAACGGCAAGCTCTGGCTGCCTCTAGTGATTTTAATTGCTTCGATCGGGGCGACGCTTGGCTCAACCGTTATTTACGCGATTGCCCACCTAGTTCCCGATCCGGTTATCTATCGCCTGGTTGAACGTTACGGCAAGTGGTTTGGAATTGGCAAAAAGGATGTCGAACGAGCCGATGCCTGGTTTGATCGTAACGCGATTATGGCGGTGTTTATCTGCCGGATGATACCTGGCCTCCGCACCGTCATCTCGCTGCCGGCTGGATTGAGCAAGATGCACCCGGTGCCGTTCATGGTGGCGACCTTTTTGGGCACCCTGGTTTGGACTACCTTGCTGGTGGTAGCCGGCTACATGCTCGGGGACCAGTACCAAAAGATCGCCCACGCGGTTGGACTGCTAAGCTATGCGGTGGTAGCGGTTATAACGGTGGCAGTTATTTACTTTATTTGGCACCGCCGACACGTAATTAAAAAGGCGCTCGGTCGTTAA
- a CDS encoding undecaprenyl-diphosphate phosphatase has protein sequence MQLWNVIQAFILGCVQGLTEFIPVSSSGHLIIVGHLLNFPYSSLGFDIALDIGTLAALLIFFRHDIKELLIGLVKKTDHTRLSWMMAAATVPAVLAGVLLQPIVETTLRSTQIVAANLILVAFVMLAADRFAKRKLELTDMSFGRAISIGCAQAIALIPGVSRSGITISAGLFAGLTGPAATRFSFLLSAPVIFGATAKVMLKPENMHQLLSEPVIYAAGILGAFISGYFAIRFMLRYLAKHGLALFAYYRIAVGVLLLMLGIQ, from the coding sequence ATGCAACTATGGAACGTGATTCAGGCATTCATTTTAGGCTGTGTACAGGGCCTGACCGAGTTTATACCGGTGTCCAGCTCCGGACATTTGATAATTGTTGGTCACTTACTCAACTTTCCGTACAGTAGTTTAGGTTTTGATATCGCCTTAGACATTGGTACGCTAGCTGCCCTGCTGATCTTTTTCCGCCATGACATTAAGGAGCTGCTGATTGGGCTGGTTAAAAAAACCGACCATACCCGTTTGTCGTGGATGATGGCGGCAGCAACTGTACCGGCGGTGTTGGCCGGTGTGCTGCTGCAGCCAATCGTCGAAACCACCCTGCGCTCAACCCAGATTGTGGCCGCTAACTTAATTTTGGTGGCCTTTGTGATGTTGGCCGCCGACCGCTTTGCTAAGCGTAAGCTAGAGCTAACCGACATGAGTTTTGGGCGGGCTATCTCAATTGGGTGCGCACAGGCGATCGCTTTAATTCCAGGCGTTTCTCGCTCCGGCATCACCATCAGCGCCGGGTTGTTTGCCGGATTGACCGGCCCCGCCGCCACCCGTTTTTCGTTTTTACTATCGGCTCCGGTTATCTTTGGCGCCACCGCCAAGGTTATGCTCAAGCCAGAGAATATGCATCAGCTTTTATCTGAGCCGGTGATTTATGCTGCCGGCATTTTAGGAGCTTTTATTAGTGGCTACTTTGCCATTCGGTTTATGCTGCGCTATCTGGCCAAGCATGGTCTAGCGCTGTTTGCTTACTACCGCATCGCGGTGGGCGTATTGCTATTAATGCTCGGAATTCAGTAA
- a CDS encoding insulinase family protein — protein sequence MNHQITTLKNGLRVVSVTMPQAYSATVSVTTGVGSRYEQFKTNGGVSHFLEHLFFKGTKKRPSTKIISEQVDAVGGYANAYTSNELTNFYIKVPYQQVQLAMDILADMMRNSLFDASEIDRERGVVLEEMNVYRDDPASHVHSLTPHLLWPGHPLAEEIIGSEKVIKRVKRDEIIAHRDTFYRPGNMVVAAAGRVDHDKLVAMAEQLYGDMTDQPAPVSPKVEQILTGNRTKTLAQDTAQTHLAISTVGYPYRHPKEAASRLMAAILGRGLSSRLFLNVRERKGLAYRVNAGLETFTDTAAFEVYAGVGHDKVPEAIAAICEELRTIIAQPVPEGELNKAKNQIRGGLQMAMENNSAVVDRLSTQLTLLGSIRSVEETLAELDAVTAAEIQRVAAEMLAPDRLRLGIISPDPAPAVKAFRAATGTRS from the coding sequence ATGAACCATCAAATTACGACATTAAAAAACGGCTTGAGAGTGGTTAGTGTAACCATGCCTCAGGCTTATAGTGCAACCGTGTCGGTGACGACCGGGGTCGGTAGTCGCTACGAGCAGTTCAAGACCAACGGTGGGGTGTCGCACTTTTTAGAGCATCTCTTTTTTAAGGGCACCAAAAAGCGACCCAGTACCAAGATTATTAGCGAGCAAGTTGATGCGGTGGGTGGTTACGCCAACGCCTACACTAGCAATGAGCTAACCAACTTTTACATTAAGGTGCCGTACCAGCAGGTGCAGTTAGCCATGGATATTTTGGCCGACATGATGCGCAACTCGCTGTTTGATGCCAGCGAAATCGATCGTGAGCGAGGGGTGGTACTCGAGGAGATGAATGTTTACCGCGACGATCCAGCCAGCCACGTGCACAGCTTAACGCCACATCTGTTATGGCCGGGGCATCCATTAGCCGAGGAGATAATTGGTAGCGAAAAGGTGATCAAGCGGGTTAAGCGTGATGAAATCATTGCTCACCGCGATACTTTTTATCGACCGGGCAACATGGTGGTGGCCGCGGCCGGCCGGGTTGATCACGATAAGCTGGTGGCCATGGCCGAGCAGCTGTACGGCGATATGACCGACCAGCCGGCTCCAGTCTCGCCCAAGGTTGAGCAGATTTTAACCGGTAACCGTACCAAAACCCTGGCCCAAGATACCGCTCAAACCCATTTGGCTATAAGCACGGTCGGCTATCCGTATCGTCACCCCAAGGAGGCGGCTAGCCGTTTAATGGCGGCCATTCTCGGTCGCGGCTTAAGTTCACGCCTGTTTTTAAATGTGCGTGAGCGCAAGGGCTTGGCCTACCGAGTGAACGCCGGCTTAGAGACCTTTACCGACACCGCCGCCTTTGAGGTGTACGCCGGCGTTGGTCACGACAAGGTGCCCGAAGCCATCGCCGCTATTTGCGAAGAGCTGCGGACGATTATTGCTCAGCCGGTACCAGAGGGGGAGCTGAATAAGGCCAAGAACCAGATTCGTGGTGGACTGCAAATGGCCATGGAAAACAACAGCGCCGTGGTTGATCGGCTATCAACCCAGCTGACATTACTGGGGAGTATTCGTAGTGTCGAAGAGACCCTGGCCGAGCTAGATGCGGTTACCGCCGCCGAAATTCAGCGAGTGGCGGCTGAGATGCTGGCACCAGATCGTTTGCGACTGGGCATTATCTCGCCTGATCCAGCTCCCGCGGTTAAGGCCTTTCGCGCCGCTACCGGTACCAGATCATAG
- a CDS encoding type II toxin-antitoxin system VapC family toxin, with amino-acid sequence MILLDTNVFIYLANGTLDPKLIAKTDIAHSSITEIEALGYGAIPANELLLLQSLFDESYGIELSQPVVETAIRLRQAKPMSLGDAIVAASAQVNNLPLWTANTDDFRHIEGLQLVNPLKLS; translated from the coding sequence ATGATCCTGCTTGATACCAACGTATTTATCTACCTTGCCAATGGAACGCTTGACCCTAAGCTGATTGCTAAAACAGATATTGCCCACTCGAGCATTACCGAAATTGAGGCGTTGGGATATGGCGCCATCCCAGCAAACGAGCTGCTCCTGCTCCAGTCGCTTTTTGATGAATCATACGGAATCGAGCTATCTCAGCCGGTAGTTGAGACGGCTATTCGCTTACGACAGGCTAAGCCAATGAGCCTTGGCGATGCCATAGTAGCGGCATCAGCCCAGGTGAATAATCTGCCGCTGTGGACCGCAAACACCGATGATTTTCGCCATATCGAGGGACTACAGCTCGTAAATCCGCTTAAACTTTCTTAA
- a CDS encoding DEAD/DEAH box helicase, with product MNVRLLVSTVRQPSSRKVFMQRKSSFKSPSTRGGKVFRNNKFGGGNRRRNGGGQHGKYIDPSRFVNTAVERAEEAPFVPEHSFNDFGLLPQLEKALAAKGYSTPTPIQDGAIKPAMEGRDVIGLANTGTGKTAAFTLPIIHRLVNQPQLGIALIMAPTRELAVQIDDEFKEFAKHTHLKSALCLGGVSIHRQIAQLRRRPQVIIGTPGRLKDLFNNNHLPLNKVGVVVLDEADHMLDMGFIQDIRFLLGQLPDKRQSLCFSATLTPEIKQLIHGIMTDPVTVSVRTGDTSSQVEQNVIRGGSKEDKFRILEEMLRQPDFEKVLIFGQTKFGVQRLADNLTRIGIAAEAIHGNKTQPKRQKSLRAFKSGQVSVLVATDVAARGLDIPKVSHVINFDQPATYEDYIHRIGRTGRAGRTGQALTFI from the coding sequence ATGAATGTTAGACTTCTGGTCTCGACTGTTCGTCAGCCGAGTAGCAGAAAGGTATTCATGCAACGTAAATCAAGTTTTAAGTCCCCCTCTACCCGAGGCGGGAAGGTATTTCGTAATAATAAGTTTGGCGGAGGTAATCGCCGACGTAATGGTGGTGGCCAGCACGGTAAGTACATTGACCCGTCACGATTCGTAAACACCGCCGTAGAGCGGGCCGAAGAGGCACCATTTGTGCCTGAACATAGCTTTAACGACTTTGGCTTACTGCCTCAGCTAGAAAAAGCGCTGGCGGCCAAGGGCTACTCTACCCCTACTCCAATTCAGGACGGTGCAATCAAGCCGGCAATGGAAGGTCGCGATGTGATTGGTCTCGCCAATACCGGTACCGGTAAAACGGCGGCCTTTACCCTACCGATCATTCACCGCTTGGTAAATCAGCCACAACTAGGAATCGCTTTGATTATGGCCCCGACTCGCGAGCTAGCGGTCCAGATCGATGATGAGTTTAAAGAGTTCGCCAAGCATACCCACCTAAAATCGGCGCTGTGCCTGGGCGGTGTAAGCATTCACCGTCAGATTGCTCAGTTAAGGCGACGCCCACAGGTAATCATTGGAACTCCTGGGCGACTTAAGGATTTGTTTAACAATAATCACTTGCCACTAAACAAGGTTGGCGTAGTGGTACTGGACGAAGCCGACCACATGTTGGATATGGGCTTCATTCAGGACATTCGCTTTTTACTCGGTCAGCTGCCGGATAAGCGCCAGTCGCTATGCTTTAGCGCTACTCTCACACCTGAGATTAAACAGCTGATTCACGGGATTATGACCGATCCGGTTACCGTTTCGGTTCGCACCGGCGACACCAGTAGCCAGGTCGAGCAAAACGTCATTCGCGGTGGCTCGAAGGAAGATAAGTTCCGTATTCTGGAAGAGATGCTGCGCCAGCCCGACTTCGAGAAGGTTCTGATTTTTGGACAGACCAAGTTCGGCGTACAACGACTGGCCGATAACCTAACTCGGATTGGCATTGCTGCCGAGGCGATTCATGGTAACAAAACCCAGCCAAAGCGTCAGAAGTCACTGCGGGCCTTTAAGAGCGGCCAGGTTTCAGTATTAGTGGCAACCGATGTTGCCGCCCGTGGCCTGGACATTCCAAAGGTAAGCCACGTGATTAACTTTGATCAGCCGGCGACCTACGAAGACTACATTCACCGCATTGGCCGTACCGGCCGCGCCGGACGCACCGGCCAAGCTCTGACTTTTATTTAA
- a CDS encoding ribbon-helix-helix protein, CopG family, whose translation MKKLSNTRTINISLPVKLVDEMDKAAQGEYSTRSDFIRDSILRKLSSTQDRWELAADFTAVKRGGVDIDELLKRL comes from the coding sequence ATGAAGAAACTATCAAATACTCGGACTATTAATATATCCCTGCCAGTAAAACTGGTAGACGAGATGGATAAGGCCGCCCAAGGTGAGTACTCCACCCGTAGCGATTTTATTCGTGACTCTATTTTGCGAAAACTGAGCTCAACTCAGGATCGCTGGGAGTTAGCGGCAGATTTTACCGCTGTTAAAAGGGGTGGCGTAGATATTGACGAACTTCTAAAGCGACTGTAG
- a CDS encoding PH domain-containing protein, with protein MSAKDTKNSQPKEFPGQHPGEEVVLVFRQHPVVLRRQLIYGMLAILVGIGPLLIWPLSDIALYIMIGTPFLVLAYWFYYWIGWYYSVYIVTNRRLIDITQHGLFNRKVSEVGFEKVQSINYHIKGLQAALLKFGDINVQTYTGEWVLRSVMHPEEVHSQMMEVAHHITSTPPTN; from the coding sequence ATGAGCGCTAAAGACACTAAAAACAGCCAACCAAAAGAGTTTCCCGGGCAGCATCCCGGAGAGGAGGTGGTATTGGTGTTTCGGCAGCATCCGGTGGTGCTTCGCCGACAGTTAATTTATGGCATGCTGGCGATACTTGTTGGGATTGGGCCACTGCTAATCTGGCCACTCTCCGATATCGCGTTGTACATCATGATCGGCACACCGTTCCTGGTTTTGGCCTACTGGTTTTATTACTGGATTGGCTGGTATTACAGCGTTTATATTGTGACCAATCGCCGACTTATCGACATTACTCAGCACGGCCTGTTCAACCGCAAGGTTAGTGAGGTTGGCTTCGAAAAAGTACAGTCAATTAACTACCACATTAAGGGTTTGCAGGCGGCCCTGCTTAAGTTTGGCGATATTAACGTTCAAACCTATACCGGAGAGTGGGTTTTGCGTAGCGTGATGCACCCCGAAGAGGTCCACTCCCAGATGATGGAGGTGGCTCATCACATCACCTCGACACCCCCAACGAATTAA